The Bicyclus anynana chromosome 4, ilBicAnyn1.1, whole genome shotgun sequence genome window below encodes:
- the LOC112054589 gene encoding dual specificity protein kinase TTK, whose product MNGNTESTSNSIKFAPMPMSALLANLMPVETQPDTPDSSFTTDESEEDSFREIATSRTPVLKKNKSSTPQHKNIKTLKNIKSFASERKISTNNHNKENSGDIKKPQQLLFTKDRDVLSNVQKQMTPAYPNSESKKRNVLMPQKTNSYVPVKQSIPVLKTTPEPAKVPNSGQKLKTGTPTIKTGIRKYTPGSGRHSQKKTPLQTVIQNREKVRCELFRQAQHKDDPAEAVPISHPAPVPETPSNKPVPQSYAATPSYPQGIPGNIPNNSKVLFKTTSIKDKKYMYIKKLGTGGSSEVYKVLEVGTSCEYAVKCVYLATDQELAQGYVNEVRLLRELQNSDRVIRLYDYEYDRQNQFLRLVLEVGETDLSSFLRARGAGLPPALVLHYWEEMLNAVNYIHEHGVIHADLKPANFLLVCGRLKLIDFGIASAISGDATSVVRSQAAGTYSYISPEALMGGAGGYGNSANIKISYRSDVWSLGCILYSMVYGRTPFGHIPNLAKLAAILNPKHVIDYPPADHLPASLIATLKWCLTYNARSRPSVRELLAVKHLQPPKDTLPPALLERLRLHVSPEEFRLLQRAQI is encoded by the exons ATGAACGGGAATACGGAATCGACGTCGAATAGCATCAAGTTTGCGCCGATGCCTATGTCGGCATTGTTAGCCAATTTGATGCCTGTGGAAACCCAACCAGATACTCCAGACTCGAGTTTCACAACAGACGAGAGCGAAGAAGACTCCTTCAGAGAAATAGCTACATCGAGAACACCGGTTCTAAAGAAAAATAAGTCTTCAACTCCGCaacacaaaaacataaaaacattaaaaaatataaaaagtttcgCATCTGAGAGGAAAATATCAACAAATAACCACAACAAAGAGAATTCTGGCGATATTAAGAAACCGCAACAACTGTTATTTACCAAAGACAGAGATGTATTATCAAACGTACAGAAACAGATGACACCTGCCTATCCAAATTCGGAGTCAAAAAAGCGTAACGTTTTAATGCCACAGAAAACCAACTCATATGTGCCGGTCAAACAGAGTATTCCAGTGCTGAAAACAACTCCCGAACCAGCAAAAGTGCCTAACAGTGGTCAAAAGTTAAAAACGGGCACACCAACGATAAAGACGGGCATACGAAAGTATACACCCGGATCTGGACGGCACAGTCAAAAGAAAACACCTCTACAAACAGTCATACAGAACAGAGAGAAAGTTAGATGTGAGTTGTTTAGACAGGCTCAGCATAAAGATGACCCTGCTGAGGCCGTACCTATCAGCCATCCAGCGCCTGTCCCAGAGACTCCGTCAAACAAGCCAGTGCCACAATCATACGCAGCCACCCCGTCCTACCCGCAAGGCATACCGGGCAACATCCCCAACAACTCAAAAGTGTTGTTTAAAACTACTAGTATTAAggacaaaaaatatatgtatattaaaaaactagGCACGGGAGGCTCTAGTGAGGTGTACAAG GTGCTAGAAGTGGGCACATCGTGTGAGTACGCAGTGAAGTGTGTGTACCTCGCCACAGACCAGGAGCTGGCGCAGGGCTACGTCAATGAAGTGCGGCTGCTGAGAGAGCTGCAGAACTCTGACCGAGTCATACGCCTCTATGACTA tGAATACGACAGACAGAACCAGTTCTTGCGGCTGGTGTTGGAAGTGGGCGAGACGGACCTGTCGTCGTTCctgcgcgcgcgcggcgccggCCTGCCGCCCGCGCTGGTGCTGCACTACTGGGAGGAGATGCTGAATGCCGTCAACTATATACACGAGCATG GCGTGATCCACGCGGACCTGAAGCCGGCCAACTTCCTGCTGGTGTGCGGGCGGCTGAAGCTGATCGACTTCGGCATCGCGTCGGCCATCAGCGGCGACGCCACCAGCGTGGTGCGCTCGCAGGCCGCCGGCACCTACTCCTACATCAGCCCCGAGGCGCTCATGGGCGGCGCCGGCGGCTACGGCAACAGCGCCAACATCAAG ATCTCGTACCGCTCGGACGTGTGGTCGCTGGGCTGCATCCTGTACAGCATGGTGTACGGGCGCACGCCGTTCGGCCACATCCCCAACCTCGCCAAGCTGGCCGCCATCCTCAACCCCAAGCACGTCATCGACTACCCGCCCGCCGACC ATCTGCCAGCGTCTCTGATCGCAACTCTGAAGTGGTGTCTGACGTACAACGCGCGCTCGCGGCCGTCGGTGCGCGAGCTGCTGGCAGTCAAACACTTGCAGCCGCCCAAAGACACGCTGCCACCAGCTCTGCTCGAACGGCTCCGGCTGCACGTCTCTCCCGAGGAGTTCAGACTGCTACAGCGGGCACAGATATAG